One part of the Halopenitus persicus genome encodes these proteins:
- the hisB gene encoding imidazoleglycerol-phosphate dehydratase HisB, which produces MNGSSGADRSAAVSRATAETDIDVTLTIDGDGDGEIDTGIGFFDHMLTAFATHGLFDLTVRCDGDVHIDDHHTVEDVAICLGEAFAAALGDKRGIRRYADRRVPLDEAVASVVVDVSGRPYYEFAGEFSQDSVGEFTSVMADHFAMSLAHNADLTLHAEVVRGENAHHEVEALFKALARALDDATRLDERRSDTPSTKGDL; this is translated from the coding sequence ATGAACGGATCGAGCGGCGCCGACCGCAGCGCGGCCGTCTCCCGCGCGACCGCGGAGACGGATATCGACGTGACGCTGACGATCGACGGGGACGGGGACGGCGAGATCGACACCGGGATCGGCTTCTTCGACCACATGTTGACGGCCTTCGCCACGCACGGACTGTTCGATCTGACCGTCCGCTGTGACGGGGACGTCCACATCGACGACCACCACACCGTCGAGGACGTGGCGATCTGTCTGGGCGAGGCGTTCGCGGCGGCGCTGGGCGATAAGCGCGGGATCCGCCGGTACGCCGACCGTCGCGTCCCGCTCGACGAGGCGGTCGCGTCGGTGGTCGTCGACGTCTCGGGGCGACCCTACTACGAGTTCGCGGGCGAGTTCTCACAGGACTCGGTCGGGGAGTTCACGAGCGTGATGGCCGACCACTTCGCGATGTCGCTGGCGCACAACGCCGACCTGACGCTGCACGCCGAGGTCGTCCGCGGCGAGAACGCCCACCACGAGGTGGAGGCGCTGTTCAAGGCGCTCGCGCGCGCGCTCGACGACGCGACCCGGCTCGACGAGCGGCGCTCGGACACCCCGAGCACGAAGGGCGACTTATAA
- a CDS encoding amino acid-binding protein produces MFDEILGKFEGSPSQQAVIRLLLERGFSVNEDGRVVSGGIEIPYTGIARELDVDRRVVDSTTDAIREDPELRRIFANISSIASLMDLAPVLELTVLTVEVAAADESGIVAEVSGLIAEHGLTIRQIISDDPEFAADPKLYVILDDDVPGELLVAIRELPYVRRVEF; encoded by the coding sequence ATGTTCGACGAGATCCTCGGCAAGTTCGAGGGGTCGCCGAGCCAGCAGGCGGTGATCCGCCTGCTCTTAGAGCGCGGGTTCTCCGTCAACGAGGACGGGCGCGTGGTCTCGGGCGGGATCGAGATCCCCTACACCGGGATCGCGCGCGAGCTGGACGTGGACCGTCGCGTCGTCGACTCCACGACCGACGCGATCCGGGAGGACCCGGAGCTGCGGCGCATCTTCGCGAACATCTCCTCGATCGCGAGCCTGATGGACCTCGCGCCAGTGCTCGAGTTGACCGTCCTCACCGTCGAGGTGGCCGCGGCGGACGAGTCCGGGATCGTCGCGGAGGTGTCCGGGCTCATCGCCGAGCACGGGCTCACGATCCGGCAGATCATCAGCGACGACCCGGAGTTCGCTGCCGACCCGAAGCTCTACGTGATCCTCGACGACGACGTGCCGGGCGAGCTGCTCGTGGCGATCCGGGAGCTCCCCTACGTGCGCCGCGTCGAGTTCTGA
- the hisA gene encoding 1-(5-phosphoribosyl)-5-[(5-phosphoribosylamino)methylideneamino]imidazole-4-carboxamide isomerase: MSETDAFADGFEVIPAVDVQDGEVVQLVQGERGTGKRYGDPVEAAERWIDEGAETLHLVDLDGAFEGERVNAPAFEAIVDAVGDDVDLQLGGGIRTVADARALLELGIDRVILGTAAVEDPPIVESIAETHPGTVVVSLDAKDGEVVVSGWTESTGLDPAEAAARYEELGAGAILFTNVDVEGQLEGIDREAVEAVVDAVDIPVIASGGVASLDDVVSLRKAGAAAVVIGTALYEGSFTLREAKRAASGDGAE; this comes from the coding sequence ATGAGCGAGACCGATGCCTTTGCTGACGGCTTCGAGGTGATCCCGGCGGTCGACGTCCAGGACGGCGAGGTCGTCCAGCTCGTGCAGGGCGAGCGCGGAACCGGCAAGCGGTACGGCGACCCGGTCGAGGCGGCCGAGCGCTGGATCGACGAGGGTGCGGAGACGCTGCATCTCGTGGATCTGGACGGCGCCTTCGAGGGGGAACGCGTCAACGCCCCTGCGTTCGAAGCGATCGTCGACGCGGTCGGGGACGACGTCGACCTCCAGCTCGGCGGCGGGATCCGCACCGTGGCGGACGCGCGGGCGCTGCTCGAGTTGGGGATCGACCGCGTCATCCTCGGCACCGCGGCCGTGGAGGACCCGCCGATCGTGGAGTCGATCGCCGAAACGCACCCCGGGACGGTCGTGGTGAGCCTCGACGCGAAGGACGGCGAGGTCGTCGTCTCGGGGTGGACCGAGTCGACCGGCCTCGACCCGGCCGAGGCGGCGGCGCGCTACGAGGAGTTGGGCGCGGGCGCGATCCTCTTCACCAACGTCGACGTCGAGGGACAACTCGAGGGGATCGACCGGGAGGCCGTCGAGGCGGTCGTGGACGCGGTCGACATCCCCGTGATCGCCTCCGGCGGGGTGGCAAGCCTCGATGACGTGGTTTCGCTGCGTAAGGCGGGTGCGGCCGCGGTCGTGATCGGCACGGCGCTGTACGAGGGATCGTTCACGCTCCGGGAGGCGAAACGAGCCGCGTCCGGCGACGGCGCGGAGTGA
- a CDS encoding APC family permease has protein sequence MGPDDATKRDDRGDPAPPDQPAPAVEHDRDRGEGELERTIGLVGGLAIGIGTMIGAGIFVFPGLAAESAGPAASLSFAIGAVVALLVALPLSELATAMPRSGGGYFFISRGLGTGPGAVIGIGLWLGLVFASAFYLVGLGSYAGQVFAEAGISLPVDPAVPLGVAFGVALTVLSVFGTENTASLQNAIVIVLLVILTLFLSYGSLDALGVFGTESTPERFLPPGGMVPVLRTAALVFTSYLGFAQVATVAGDITDPSRNLPLAMVGSVLVVGAFYVVTIFVATSAFGSARLGGFGETAMVEVARAFVGLPGALAIVVAGLLATFSSANASILSASRAVYAVSRDDLLPTSASRLNLRYGTPHVALGMAGGPIVVLAATGQVELLAEVASVLHLVMYGLVCVALIQLRRESPEWYTPSFRCPAGFLVAGLGTLASLSLIAFMQPASIGVGAAVMVAAYAWYRYYATDVELKGAF, from the coding sequence ATGGGACCGGATGACGCGACGAAACGGGACGATCGTGGCGATCCTGCGCCGCCGGATCAACCGGCACCCGCGGTCGAACACGACCGTGACCGGGGTGAGGGGGAGCTCGAGCGAACGATCGGGCTCGTCGGCGGCCTCGCGATCGGCATCGGGACGATGATCGGGGCGGGGATCTTCGTCTTTCCGGGGCTCGCCGCGGAGAGCGCCGGCCCGGCCGCATCGCTCTCGTTCGCGATCGGCGCGGTCGTCGCGCTGTTGGTCGCGCTCCCGCTCTCGGAACTCGCGACCGCGATGCCCCGCAGCGGCGGCGGCTACTTCTTCATCTCCCGGGGACTCGGCACCGGACCGGGCGCCGTCATCGGCATCGGCCTCTGGCTCGGGCTCGTGTTCGCGTCCGCGTTCTACCTCGTCGGGCTCGGGAGCTACGCCGGCCAGGTGTTCGCCGAGGCGGGGATCTCCCTGCCGGTGGATCCGGCGGTGCCCTTGGGGGTGGCCTTCGGCGTCGCGCTCACCGTCCTCAGCGTCTTCGGGACCGAGAACACGGCGTCGCTGCAGAACGCGATCGTGATCGTGTTGCTCGTCATCCTCACGCTGTTTTTGAGCTACGGGAGCCTCGACGCGCTCGGCGTGTTCGGCACCGAGTCGACCCCGGAGCGGTTCCTCCCGCCCGGCGGCATGGTGCCGGTGTTGCGGACCGCCGCGCTCGTGTTCACCTCGTACCTCGGCTTCGCGCAGGTGGCGACGGTCGCCGGCGACATCACCGATCCGAGCCGAAACCTGCCGCTGGCGATGGTGGGATCGGTGCTCGTCGTCGGGGCGTTCTACGTCGTCACCATCTTCGTGGCGACCAGCGCGTTCGGGAGCGCTCGACTCGGCGGGTTCGGCGAGACCGCGATGGTCGAAGTCGCCCGCGCCTTCGTCGGCCTTCCGGGGGCGCTCGCGATCGTCGTCGCCGGGCTGCTCGCCACGTTCTCGAGCGCGAACGCCTCCATCCTCAGCGCCTCCCGGGCGGTGTACGCCGTGAGCCGCGATGACCTCCTTCCCACGTCCGCCAGCCGCCTCAACCTCCGGTACGGAACGCCACACGTCGCATTGGGGATGGCCGGGGGCCCGATCGTCGTGCTCGCGGCGACCGGCCAGGTGGAGCTGCTCGCTGAGGTCGCCTCCGTCCTCCATCTCGTGATGTACGGACTCGTCTGCGTCGCCCTGATCCAGCTTCGACGCGAGTCGCCCGAGTGGTATACCCCCTCGTTCCGCTGTCCGGCGGGGTTCCTCGTCGCCGGTCTCGGCACGCTCGCGAGCCTCTCGCTCATCGCGTTCATGCAGCCGGCGTCGATCGGCGTCGGCGCCGCCGTGATGGTCGCCGCCTACGCCTGGTACCGGTACTACGCCACCGACGTCGAACTCAAAGGAGCGTTCTGA
- a CDS encoding universal stress protein, with amino-acid sequence MTDTDPTTPTDAPTDTAADAPTDTAADAPTDTATEADGDPSIDRPDRPTVLYPIRVLEGESLPTGIAELLANAHVVLAGYHVIPEQTAADQAREQFGERAMAKLEEFAAALSDAGATVDVRLVFTHEAQATINRLIYEHDCLAVLVPNGVDVPESVLLAVRGDVGLDRNTRLVAGLFATTDATITLYHALDGDEPDAEGESLLETTTAALVDRGVSPEAIETILDRPDAPIEAIAGHAADHDAVVMGETDPSVTTFVFGMPSEQVAERFLGPVFVVQRERPGEGQAGDDEPGEE; translated from the coding sequence ATGACTGACACTGACCCCACAACCCCAACCGACGCGCCGACCGACACGGCAGCCGACGCGCCGACCGACACGGCAGCCGACGCGCCGACCGACACGGCCACCGAGGCCGACGGTGATCCGTCCATCGACCGGCCGGATCGACCGACCGTCCTCTATCCGATCCGAGTGCTGGAGGGTGAGTCGCTGCCGACCGGGATCGCGGAGCTGCTCGCGAACGCGCACGTCGTGCTCGCCGGCTACCACGTCATCCCCGAACAGACCGCGGCCGACCAGGCCCGCGAGCAGTTCGGCGAGCGCGCGATGGCCAAACTCGAGGAGTTCGCGGCGGCGCTTTCCGACGCGGGCGCAACGGTCGACGTTCGCCTCGTCTTCACGCACGAGGCGCAGGCGACGATCAACCGGCTGATCTACGAACACGACTGTCTCGCCGTGCTCGTCCCCAACGGTGTCGACGTCCCCGAGTCGGTGCTGCTCGCGGTTCGGGGTGACGTCGGACTCGACCGAAACACCCGCCTCGTCGCCGGGTTGTTCGCGACGACCGACGCGACGATCACGCTGTATCACGCGCTCGATGGCGACGAACCCGACGCGGAGGGGGAGTCGCTGCTGGAGACGACGACTGCTGCGCTCGTCGACCGCGGCGTCAGCCCCGAGGCGATCGAGACGATCCTCGACCGCCCCGACGCGCCGATCGAGGCCATCGCCGGCCACGCCGCGGACCACGACGCGGTCGTGATGGGGGAGACGGATCCGTCGGTCACGACGTTCGTCTTCGGGATGCCCTCCGAGCAGGTCGCCGAGCGGTTTCTCGGACCGGTGTTCGTCGTCCAACGCGAACGGCCCGGCGAGGGGCAGGCAGGCGATGATGAGCCAGGCGAGGAGTGA